A region of Lycium barbarum isolate Lr01 chromosome 3, ASM1917538v2, whole genome shotgun sequence DNA encodes the following proteins:
- the LOC132631784 gene encoding DEAD-box ATP-dependent RNA helicase 7-like, with the protein MPALVLSETMASEESKELKKKKIKIDSGSDSEELKKSKKKDKKRKALNLDDENSEPSTVNEDEKKKKKKKKAKLVEDDIEEKVEDPNALSNFRISVPLREALISKGINALFPIQAMTFDTVLDGSDLVGRARTGQGKTLAFVLPILESLINGPTKESRKTGYGRAPSVLVLLPTRELALQVFADFEVYGRAVGLSSCCLYGNSPMGQQQVQLKRGVDIVVGTPGRVKDHIERGNIDFRSLKFRVLDEVDEMLKIGFVDDVEFILGKVEDPSQVQTLLFSATLPSWVKHISSKFLKPDKKTADLVGDEKMKASKNVRHIIIPCSSSARSQLIPDIIRCYSSGGRTIIFTETRGYASELAGLLAGACALHGEIQQSQREKTLSGFRSGKFLTLVATNVAARGLDIDNVQLIIQCEPPRDVEAYIHRSGRTGRAGNTGVAVMLYDPKKSNISKIERESGVKFEHLSAPQPADVAKAAGKEAADAVAEISDSVIPAFKAAAEELLQTSELSPAELLAKALAKAAGYSEIKSRSLLSSMENCVTLLLECGRPIFSPSFAYNVLRGFVPEEKVESITGIALTADGRGAVFDVSADDLDTFLAGKNAQGVNLEVVKELPRLQEKDQARGGRFGGGRLGFSDRRSGGRFSGGRGGRGGGRGYGNYSRRW; encoded by the exons ATGCCTGCACTTGTTTTAAGTGAAACAATGGCGTCTGAAGAATCAAAGGAGCTGAAAAAGAAGAAGATCAAGATTGATTCTGGGTCTGATTCAGAAGAGCTTAAGAAGAGCAAAAAGAAAGATAAGAAGCGTAAAGCTTTAAACTTGGATGATGAAAATTCGGAACCGAGTACTGTGAATGAGgatgaaaagaagaagaagaagaaaaagaaggctAAATTGGTGGAGGATGATATTGAGGAGAAAGTGGAGGATCCTAATGCCTTGTCTAATTTTAGGATTTCAGTGCCACTGAGAGAGGCTTTGATTTCCAAGGGGATAAATGCGCTGTTTCCTATTCAAGCTATGACTTTTGATACTGTTTTGGACGGGTCTGACTTGGTTGGTCGAGCTCGCACTGGTCAG GGTAAAACATTGGCCTTTGTGTTGCCCATATTGGAGTCCCTGATAAATGGACCTACTAAAGAATCGCGGAAAACAGGGTATGGGAGGGCTCCTAGTGTCCTAGTGCTTTTACCTACTAGGGAGTTGGCACTTCAG GTTTTTGCTGATTTTGAAGTTTATGGTCGTGCGGTAGGGCTCAGTTCATGTTGTTTATATGGAAATTCTCCCATGGGACAACAACAAGTTCAATTGAAAAGAGGTGTTGATATCGTCGTAGGTACTCCTGGAAGAGTTAAG GACCACATTGAAAGAGGAAATATTGATTTCAGGTCTTTAAAGTTCCGTGTTCTTGATGAAGTTGATGAAATGTTGAAAATTGGTTTTGTTGATGATGTTGAATTTATATTAG GCAAGGTAGAAGATCCAAGCCAAGTTCAAACACTTCTTTTCAGTGCCACTCTGCCAAGCTGGGTGAAGCAT ATATCTTCCAAGTTTCTCAAACCTGATAAGAAAACAGCTGATCTTGTTGGTGATGAGAAAATGAAGGCCAGTAAGAATGTGAGGCATATTATTATACCATGCTCTAGTTCAGCCAGATCTCAGCTGATTCCTGATATCATTCGCTGCTACAGCAG TGGTGGGCGCACAATTATTTTCACTGAGACAAGGGGTTATGCTTCGGAGCTAGCTGGCTTATTGGCTGGGGCATGTGCATTGCATGGAGAGATACAACAGTCCCAGCGTGAG AAAACACTTTCTGGATTCAGATCAGGAAAGTTCCTTACATTAGTGGCCACAAATGTAGCAGCCCGTGGACTGGATATTGACAACGTTCAGTTAATTATTCAG TGTGAGCCTCCACGAGATGTCGAAGCGTATATTCATCGCTCTGGCAGGACAGGACGGGCAG GGAATACTGGTGTTGCTGTAATGCTTTATGATCCTAAGAAGTCCAACATTTCTAAGATTGAAAGAGAATCTGGTGTGAAGTTCGAGCATCTATCTGCTCCACAGCCAGCTGATGTTGCTAAAGCAGCTGGGAAAGAAGCAGCAGATGCAGTTGCTGAAATTTCCGATAG TGTAATACCTGCTTTCAAGGCAGCTGCGGAGGAGCTTCTACAGACCTCTGAACTTTCACCAGCTGAATTGCTTGCCAAGGCACTCGCCAAGGCAGCT GGCTACTCTGAGATCAAGAGTCGGTCGCTTCTTTCTTCCATGGAGAACTGTGTTACTCTACTTCTTGAGTGTGGGAGGCCCATATTTTCACCTTC CTTTGCGTATAATGTTTTGCGGGGATTCGTACCTGAGGAAAAGGTCGAATCAATCACAGGTATTGCTTTGACAGCTGATGGAAGGGGTGCGGTTTTTGATGTATCTGCTGATGATCTGGATACATTTCTAGCAG GGAAGAACGCGCAAGGTGTAAACTTAGAGGTAGTAAAAGAACTGCCTCGGTTACAAGAGAAAGACCAGGCTAGAGGTGGAAGATTTGGTGGTGGTCGTCTTGGTTTCTCTGACAGGAGAAGTGGAGGTCGATTTTCTGGAGGCAGAGGCGGAAGAGGTGGTGGCAGAGGTTACGGAAACTACAGCCGGAGATGGTGA